Proteins found in one uncultured Desulfuromonas sp. genomic segment:
- a CDS encoding ABC transporter permease translates to MMRPTWKQRLWRMIGPTLLIVALWQITAWGVTNLRGVPFPTPLVTLQRLMELFANQPLAGYSLYHHIAVSLTRWLDAFALATLCGISYGLLSSRWNELHTLTAPIPQLLLLIPGLAWIPVAILIFGIGEGATRFMIAMTAFAPIALATINGIKGVNIHYIRAAQMLGATPTTLFFQVLLPSALPALISGLRIGLGNSWRVLVAAEMVVGTGSGLGFSIIEARWSLDYPSALACVVIICLIGLILEYGLIRPLEKRTLERWMVQRRSNDV, encoded by the coding sequence ATGATGAGACCCACCTGGAAACAGCGCCTGTGGCGCATGATCGGACCAACCCTGCTGATTGTCGCTCTCTGGCAGATCACGGCATGGGGTGTCACCAACTTGCGCGGCGTGCCTTTCCCAACGCCGCTGGTCACCCTGCAACGCCTGATGGAACTGTTTGCCAATCAACCTTTGGCCGGGTACAGCCTCTACCATCATATAGCCGTCAGCCTGACGCGCTGGCTCGATGCCTTTGCCCTGGCAACCCTGTGCGGCATCAGCTACGGCCTGCTCAGCAGTCGCTGGAACGAGTTGCATACGTTAACCGCGCCCATTCCGCAGCTGTTGCTGCTGATTCCCGGCTTAGCATGGATTCCGGTGGCGATCCTGATCTTCGGCATTGGCGAAGGGGCCACCCGCTTCATGATTGCCATGACCGCATTTGCCCCCATTGCCCTGGCCACCATCAACGGCATTAAAGGGGTCAACATTCACTACATTCGGGCGGCCCAGATGCTCGGCGCAACCCCCACCACGCTGTTTTTTCAAGTGCTGTTGCCGTCCGCCCTGCCGGCGCTGATCAGTGGTCTGCGTATCGGTCTCGGGAACAGTTGGCGGGTATTGGTGGCTGCGGAAATGGTGGTCGGTACGGGCAGCGGTCTGGGCTTTTCCATCATTGAAGCACGCTGGAGCCTCGACTATCCGTCCGCGCTGGCCTGCGTGGTGATAATCTGTCTGATCGGCCTGATTCTCGAATACGGCCTGATCCGCCCCCTGGAAAAACGCACTCTGGAACGGTGGATGGTACAACGCAGGAGCAACGATGTTTGA
- the ablA gene encoding lysine 2,3-aminomutase has product MSIFNKAQQDLAEHLGDEKIVLSKWKDWKWQMSKCIKSVDDFEQLLGIEFEPEYREKIEQTVDTFPLSITPYYLSLINTDDYANDPVFRQAFPVPEELQVLDHDMADPLAEDQDSPAPGITHRYPDRVLFHISNICSMYCRHCTRKRKVGDQDTVPGREEIEAGLEYIRNNPVVRDVLLSGGDPLMLSDDHLDWILTELDQIEHVQVVRLGTRMPVVLPYRITDDLVAVLKKHHPIWVNTHFNHPREMTTSSKEAVRKLADAGIPLGNQSVLLAGVNDCPRIMKALVHKLVANRVRPYYLYQCDLSEGLNHFRTPVGKGIEIMESLRGHTSGFSVPTYVVDAPGGGGKIPLNPNYLVSLSTNKVVLRNYEGVITTYKEPDRYEQHFCDRKCDACDLQLQLDDAEECRAIGIEKLLADHDQTISLTPEDNERMGRRAL; this is encoded by the coding sequence ATGTCGATTTTTAACAAAGCTCAGCAAGACCTCGCCGAACATCTCGGCGATGAAAAAATTGTTTTATCGAAATGGAAAGACTGGAAATGGCAGATGAGTAAATGCATCAAGTCGGTGGACGACTTTGAGCAGTTGCTCGGCATTGAGTTTGAACCGGAATACCGGGAAAAAATAGAACAAACTGTGGACACGTTTCCACTCTCCATTACCCCCTATTATCTGTCGTTGATCAATACTGACGACTATGCCAACGATCCGGTATTTCGCCAGGCATTTCCGGTGCCCGAAGAGTTGCAGGTGTTGGATCATGATATGGCTGATCCATTGGCGGAAGATCAGGACAGCCCGGCTCCGGGCATTACCCATCGCTATCCGGACCGGGTGTTGTTTCATATCAGCAATATCTGCTCGATGTACTGCCGTCACTGTACGCGTAAACGCAAAGTCGGTGATCAGGATACTGTGCCGGGGCGTGAAGAGATCGAAGCGGGCCTGGAGTATATCCGGAACAATCCAGTGGTGCGCGATGTGCTGCTGTCCGGTGGCGATCCGCTGATGCTGTCGGATGACCATCTCGATTGGATTCTCACCGAACTGGACCAGATTGAGCATGTGCAGGTGGTGCGTCTTGGTACCCGCATGCCGGTGGTGCTGCCCTATCGCATCACCGACGATCTGGTGGCGGTGTTGAAGAAACATCACCCCATTTGGGTCAATACCCATTTCAATCATCCGCGCGAGATGACGACCTCGTCGAAAGAGGCGGTGCGCAAGCTGGCCGATGCCGGTATTCCTCTGGGGAATCAGAGTGTTCTGCTCGCCGGGGTTAATGACTGCCCGCGCATCATGAAAGCGCTGGTTCATAAGCTGGTCGCCAATCGGGTGCGCCCGTACTACCTCTATCAATGTGACCTGTCGGAGGGGCTGAACCATTTTCGTACCCCGGTCGGCAAGGGGATTGAGATCATGGAAAGTCTGCGTGGCCATACCAGCGGCTTTTCGGTTCCCACCTATGTGGTGGACGCGCCGGGCGGTGGCGGCAAAATTCCGCTCAATCCCAATTATCTGGTGTCTTTGTCCACCAATAAGGTGGTGCTGCGCAATTATGAAGGGGTGATCACCACCTATAAAGAGCCGGACAGGTATGAACAGCATTTCTGTGATCGCAAATGTGATGCCTGTGACCTGCAATTGCAGCTGGATGATGCCGAGGAATGCCGCGCCATCGGTATAGAAAAGCTGTTGGCAGACCATGATCAGACCATCTCCTTAACCCCCGAAGACAATGAAAGGATGGGGCGCCGCGCACTATGA
- a CDS encoding GTP-binding protein EngB, producing MVDNQNGESSETIRRRVELARQVQRERFHKHQPYTNAQMQSRHIRTFCALNSEGEQLLAQVTQRLGLSARSYGRILKVARTIADLSGEQNILQPHLAEAIQYRSLDRPVHS from the coding sequence CTGGTCGACAACCAGAACGGCGAATCGAGCGAAACCATCCGCCGCCGGGTCGAACTCGCCCGTCAGGTGCAACGCGAACGGTTCCACAAACATCAGCCCTACACCAACGCCCAAATGCAGTCGCGACACATTCGCACCTTTTGCGCCCTCAACAGCGAAGGAGAACAACTCCTCGCCCAGGTCACTCAGCGCCTCGGCCTGTCAGCACGCAGCTATGGCCGCATTCTCAAAGTCGCCCGCACCATTGCCGACCTGAGTGGCGAACAAAACATTCTTCAACCCCATCTGGCCGAAGCAATCCAATACCGCTCTCTGGACCGACCGGTACATAGTTGA
- a CDS encoding DUF481 domain-containing protein gives MNHLRRFAVVMIVLILAPAAWGEDAPGTWKDQAELAYVDTSGNTDVTTLSAKNKLTYQFTDRITGLWKVEILNGKSDGERNAESYFSELRSDYACTDLLYYYAQASWLKDRFADIDSRTVLGAGSGYKFLTGPKHLLVGEAGLTYTIEKLTDDSDDQYVGGRLFSQYDYQINDTSTFTQNAELFLDLEQMSNYRLNTETALTTALNSLLSFKTSYVIKYDNEPADGTEHTDTILAASLVANF, from the coding sequence ATGAACCACCTGCGCCGTTTTGCCGTCGTGATGATCGTCTTGATTCTGGCTCCAGCAGCCTGGGGCGAAGACGCTCCGGGAACCTGGAAAGACCAAGCCGAACTGGCCTATGTCGACACCAGCGGCAACACTGACGTCACCACTCTGTCCGCTAAAAATAAACTGACCTACCAATTCACCGACCGGATTACCGGCCTGTGGAAAGTGGAGATTCTCAATGGCAAAAGTGATGGTGAGCGCAATGCCGAATCGTATTTTTCCGAGCTGCGCAGCGATTACGCCTGCACGGATTTGCTCTACTACTACGCTCAGGCCAGCTGGCTCAAGGACCGCTTTGCCGATATCGACTCGCGCACGGTTCTCGGTGCCGGTAGCGGCTACAAATTTCTCACCGGCCCCAAACATCTCCTGGTAGGTGAAGCGGGTCTGACCTACACCATTGAAAAGCTTACCGACGATTCTGACGATCAGTACGTTGGTGGCCGCCTGTTTAGCCAGTACGACTACCAGATCAACGACACCAGCACGTTCACCCAAAACGCCGAGCTGTTCCTCGACCTCGAGCAGATGAGCAACTACCGTCTCAACACGGAAACCGCGCTGACCACGGCATTGAACAGCCTGCTGTCGTTCAAAACCAGCTATGTTATCAAATACGACAATGAGCCGGCCGACGGTACCGAGCACACCGACACAATCCTCGCCGCGTCACTGGTGGCCAACTTTTAG
- the ablB gene encoding putative beta-lysine N-acetyltransferase: MSDEIVHFKHSQLQHGKSNDRVYLMKVDERDLPEVIELAETLAEEHGYSKLFTKVPATLERAFFAHGFIEEARVPGLFGGEQEGVFLSRFVDAQRGEEQYVDTVQDVLAAARAKTTVSFTDAVLPAGYSCQLLGPQDAEDMAALYKVVFESYPFPIHDPDYLRQTMDEDVIYHGIRHHGVLVAVSSSEMNVAQKHVEMTDFATHPDQRGAGLASFLLEEMEQDMRRRGIRTAFTIARAYSFGMNITFSKHGYRFTGTLVNNTQIFGQLESMNIWFKAL; the protein is encoded by the coding sequence ATGAGTGATGAGATTGTCCACTTTAAACATTCGCAGTTGCAACACGGCAAAAGCAATGATCGTGTCTATCTGATGAAGGTGGACGAGCGTGACTTGCCGGAGGTGATTGAGTTGGCCGAAACACTGGCCGAGGAACACGGTTACAGCAAGCTGTTTACCAAGGTTCCGGCCACGTTGGAACGTGCCTTTTTCGCCCATGGTTTCATCGAGGAAGCTCGGGTTCCTGGTCTGTTCGGTGGTGAACAGGAAGGGGTTTTTCTCAGTCGTTTTGTCGACGCTCAACGTGGTGAAGAGCAGTATGTCGATACCGTTCAGGATGTGCTGGCTGCCGCCCGGGCTAAGACGACCGTATCGTTTACCGACGCCGTATTGCCCGCAGGCTACTCCTGTCAGCTTCTTGGTCCGCAGGATGCTGAGGACATGGCCGCCCTGTATAAGGTGGTTTTTGAATCCTATCCGTTTCCGATTCATGATCCGGACTATCTGCGTCAGACCATGGATGAGGATGTGATCTATCACGGCATTCGTCATCACGGTGTGCTGGTCGCGGTGTCTTCATCAGAGATGAATGTGGCGCAAAAGCATGTTGAGATGACCGATTTTGCCACCCATCCCGATCAGCGCGGTGCCGGTCTGGCCAGTTTTCTGCTCGAAGAGATGGAGCAGGATATGCGCCGCCGTGGCATCCGCACCGCATTTACCATTGCCCGAGCCTATTCGTTCGGCATGAATATCACCTTCAGCAAGCACGGTTACCGCTTTACCGGCACGCTGGTCAATAACACCCAGATCTTTGGCCAATTGGAGAGCATGAATATCTGGTTCAAGGCGTTGTAA
- a CDS encoding transglutaminase domain-containing protein codes for MIFKRKFGGYMFSRTLKNIAFVTVLFFSWTSAGGATLAHAVSINSQQVTNTSGQPETSPEEQLATLIAEIETTLADPGDDLKQVRKDLREKLKEVDRLDREIRQGFDKTHQKLFQAGVDETIFQRHERFIATYENNIAELKQNIQELTTPTDRSNFSLAAETAMTHFKKAITPKRYQQLDPENLPHRLLKPLYKEPRMKREEFDQELNQAKTSLINQRHILLASTDPVENPFGPIELSETIEVQFTQDIQAKAAELNHDPVQIYNWVRNNIEFVPTWGSIQGAQMTLETGQGNAFDTASLLIALLRTSGIKARYVMGTVELPIDKIMNWVGDFSDPLAALDFMSSGGVPTKGLVSDGKIVAARIEHVWVEAFVDYIPSRGAKHLQADTWIDLDPSFKQYDYTSAMDIQAAVPFDGQALLDHIQATATINEEQGYATGVDSLYLQQTMQDYQAEVEAYFEQNHPDATVGDVLGKKGVVIEESSFLLGTLPYRTAVVGQAFSDIPDSLRHKVTFVVENEEADDPYADLDDTETQDLTLRLTKSWPELAGKKITLSYSPATASDEAVLESYLPEPHADGTPIEIDELPTKLPAYLINVIPELKIDGEIVASGEPVGLGGTNSFTMSFRDPGYGSSNVSNYINAGEYQAIGLNPGRISKEQLEALKTNLETTKTKLETQDFTNLDKDDLIGDLLYATAISYHAELGAFNFITSKAMGVNALTLPSETIFATKLQVLTLWGIPRFVKPGGLNMDADYLMQAAKAKNGDNDQVKQYMLSSGMTSSALEHEVPEQLFSTEESPAYAISTVKALALANEQNIPIYTIDQDNLSTILPELQIGSQVKTDIQNAVNAGKVVTVSRSNISFYGWTGCGYIITDPETGAGAYMISGGSSGSIFVYMALASFIIPVVFLVALTTAPLALILGVALIGYALRSYLSGINSYLDKVEAGEMSQEMADKLIKTRSILTIFTNFVPIFIGRESEFNALPKILIPFTQILFDLLGPFFSDKI; via the coding sequence ATGATTTTCAAAAGAAAATTTGGAGGATATATGTTCAGCCGGACCTTAAAAAACATTGCCTTTGTTACCGTATTATTCTTTTCTTGGACGAGCGCAGGAGGCGCGACTCTAGCTCATGCCGTCAGCATAAACAGTCAGCAGGTTACCAACACCTCAGGTCAGCCTGAAACGTCTCCCGAAGAGCAGCTTGCAACCCTTATTGCCGAGATCGAAACCACCTTGGCTGATCCGGGGGATGATTTAAAGCAAGTGCGTAAAGATCTGAGGGAAAAGCTCAAGGAGGTTGACCGGCTTGACCGGGAGATCCGCCAAGGGTTTGACAAAACCCACCAAAAACTGTTTCAAGCAGGCGTTGACGAGACCATCTTTCAACGTCACGAAAGATTTATTGCCACCTATGAAAACAATATTGCCGAGCTGAAGCAAAACATTCAGGAACTCACCACACCGACAGACCGCAGCAACTTCAGCCTTGCCGCTGAAACAGCCATGACACATTTTAAAAAAGCCATAACGCCAAAAAGATACCAACAGCTGGACCCTGAAAACCTTCCTCACCGCCTGCTCAAACCGCTCTATAAAGAACCACGGATGAAACGGGAAGAATTTGATCAGGAATTGAATCAGGCGAAAACCTCCTTGATCAACCAACGCCATATCCTTTTGGCCTCGACCGACCCGGTTGAAAACCCCTTCGGTCCCATAGAGCTTTCTGAAACCATTGAAGTGCAATTTACCCAGGATATTCAGGCCAAGGCAGCGGAACTCAATCACGACCCTGTCCAGATTTACAACTGGGTGCGCAACAATATTGAATTTGTTCCCACCTGGGGTTCTATCCAGGGCGCGCAGATGACCCTTGAAACCGGTCAAGGCAATGCCTTTGATACCGCCTCTCTTCTGATTGCCCTGCTTCGCACTTCGGGCATTAAGGCACGCTATGTGATGGGAACCGTTGAACTGCCTATTGACAAGATCATGAATTGGGTTGGCGATTTTAGCGATCCCCTGGCGGCCCTCGACTTTATGTCCAGCGGCGGCGTTCCGACTAAAGGTCTTGTCTCCGACGGAAAAATTGTCGCGGCGCGTATTGAACACGTCTGGGTTGAAGCGTTCGTCGATTATATTCCCTCGCGGGGTGCCAAACACCTGCAAGCCGATACTTGGATCGATCTTGATCCATCGTTTAAACAATATGACTACACGAGTGCCATGGACATTCAGGCCGCGGTTCCTTTTGACGGCCAAGCCCTGCTTGACCACATTCAGGCAACGGCCACGATCAATGAGGAGCAGGGTTATGCGACAGGGGTCGACAGCCTCTATCTCCAACAGACGATGCAGGATTACCAGGCCGAAGTGGAAGCGTATTTCGAGCAGAATCACCCGGATGCAACCGTCGGTGATGTGTTGGGCAAAAAAGGGGTCGTTATAGAGGAGTCGTCCTTTTTACTGGGAACCCTGCCTTATCGTACGGCGGTCGTCGGCCAGGCTTTTTCCGACATCCCGGACTCATTGAGGCACAAAGTGACATTCGTTGTCGAAAATGAGGAAGCCGACGATCCTTACGCCGACCTTGACGATACGGAGACGCAGGATTTGACCTTGCGCCTGACAAAGAGCTGGCCGGAACTGGCGGGCAAAAAAATCACGCTCAGCTACTCACCGGCAACGGCAAGTGATGAAGCGGTGCTCGAATCCTATCTGCCGGAGCCCCATGCCGACGGCACACCCATCGAAATCGATGAGCTCCCGACAAAGCTACCCGCCTATCTGATCAACGTTATACCGGAATTGAAAATTGACGGAGAGATCGTCGCCAGCGGAGAACCAGTCGGTCTGGGAGGCACCAATAGCTTCACCATGTCGTTTCGCGACCCAGGCTATGGCTCCTCCAACGTTTCCAACTATATCAATGCCGGAGAATATCAAGCCATCGGCCTGAACCCTGGGCGCATCAGCAAAGAACAGCTAGAAGCTTTGAAAACAAACCTGGAAACAACGAAAACAAAACTTGAAACGCAGGACTTCACGAATTTGGACAAAGACGATCTGATCGGAGACCTGCTTTACGCCACAGCCATCTCCTATCACGCCGAACTCGGCGCGTTTAATTTCATCACCTCAAAAGCCATGGGCGTCAACGCCCTGACCCTGCCGTCGGAAACCATCTTCGCCACCAAGCTCCAGGTATTGACGCTGTGGGGTATCCCTCGCTTTGTCAAGCCGGGCGGTCTTAACATGGATGCCGACTACCTGATGCAGGCGGCCAAGGCCAAGAATGGCGACAACGATCAGGTGAAACAGTACATGCTCAGCAGTGGCATGACGTCTTCCGCGTTGGAACATGAAGTGCCCGAACAACTGTTCTCGACTGAGGAAAGTCCCGCTTACGCCATCAGTACGGTCAAGGCTTTAGCCCTGGCTAACGAACAGAACATTCCGATCTATACGATTGATCAGGACAATCTTTCAACTATACTGCCGGAGTTGCAAATAGGCTCACAGGTCAAAACAGACATCCAGAATGCTGTTAATGCAGGGAAAGTGGTTACTGTTTCTAGAAGCAACATTAGTTTCTATGGATGGACGGGATGTGGGTATATCATCACCGACCCGGAGACTGGTGCTGGGGCATATATGATTAGTGGAGGGAGCAGCGGGAGTATTTTTGTATATATGGCCCTCGCTAGCTTTATTATTCCAGTAGTGTTTTTAGTGGCTCTTACCACCGCCCCTCTAGCGCTAATTTTAGGTGTTGCATTAATTGGCTATGCGCTAAGGAGCTACCTATCTGGAATTAATAGCTATTTAGACAAGGTAGAAGCGGGAGAAATGTCACAAGAAATGGCCGACAAGCTCATTAAGACTCGATCCATTTTGACAATTTTCACTAATTTTGTGCCCATATTTATTGGTCGTGAATCGGAATTTAACGCACTGCCTAAAATCCTAATACCTTTCACGCAAATATTATTTGACTTACTTGGACCATTTTTCTCTGATAAAATATAG
- a CDS encoding MarR family transcriptional regulator codes for MNDFKSSPDAEGFVPRLVEVDRTDSHDTPAVPKSSYDLRILQSLRRVIRAVDLHSRKLAMQYNITGPQLACLTAMAEQGPMTASTLARSVYLSPSTIVGILDRLEHKGLAERRRSERDRRKVQVSLTEAGLALVGKNPSSLQENLATALQELPELEQVSITMALERIVDLMEAGSIDASPVLETGALEHYDADRKD; via the coding sequence ATGAATGATTTTAAGTCTAGCCCTGATGCCGAGGGATTTGTCCCTCGCCTTGTCGAAGTGGATCGTACTGATTCGCATGATACCCCTGCTGTTCCGAAAAGCAGTTACGATCTGAGAATTCTTCAATCGTTGCGCCGGGTCATTCGGGCGGTAGACCTCCATTCCCGAAAACTGGCCATGCAGTACAACATCACCGGGCCGCAATTGGCCTGTTTGACGGCCATGGCTGAACAGGGCCCGATGACGGCGTCGACACTGGCGCGCAGTGTCTATCTGAGTCCGAGTACCATTGTCGGCATTCTTGATCGTCTGGAGCACAAGGGGCTGGCCGAACGCAGACGCAGTGAACGTGACCGCCGCAAGGTTCAGGTGTCATTGACCGAGGCTGGGCTGGCGCTGGTCGGCAAAAATCCCTCGTCATTGCAGGAAAACCTGGCAACGGCACTTCAGGAACTGCCGGAGCTGGAACAGGTGTCGATCACCATGGCTTTGGAGCGGATTGTCGACTTGATGGAGGCCGGCAGCATTGATGCCTCTCCAGTTCTGGAAACCGGTGCTCTGGAGCATTACGACGCCGACAGAAAAGACTAA
- a CDS encoding alginate export family protein produces MTRWRNVLCATYLLTACSVLFCSATALAASPFSGYIDLRYRYEYQHHFNLKSYGEQPVKGESCDGFWLQRLRIGGRWQASDWLTLAVGMQDSRVFDSDLNSESYFYNKRVDHQKNAYEDQWELYQTYLELTPFTQHNLKLRIGRQSISYGNNRIFGPGNWGNSGSYHWDAAKLSWHRGDHLIDLLWGAHIIHEPEQFSLHHRHENYGGGFYSHVQLSHQWAIEPFYVVKYDDHGNVSGERGTDDLRCHSLGSRVTGQLGPLTLDATLVGQWGRYGNDDLRTWGGHIQLGHCFTAWPWQPTINVDYSYASGDRDPDDGTRQTFLGVFGSRDSMYGRINLFSWSNLHDAQATVSAKPRKRLKLTMELHRFWLAAKQDGWSLNRSTYRDKTGHSGRHVGDEIDLFVQWRLPALRQVDREKITVRVGYSRFWPGEFTKNVADNVAADWLFGQIQYNYRF; encoded by the coding sequence ATGACCCGCTGGCGCAATGTTCTCTGTGCAACGTACCTCCTAACGGCATGTTCTGTCCTGTTCTGCAGCGCAACAGCGCTGGCGGCATCGCCATTCTCCGGCTATATCGATCTGCGTTACCGCTACGAATATCAGCACCATTTTAACCTCAAGAGTTACGGTGAACAGCCAGTCAAAGGGGAAAGCTGCGATGGTTTCTGGCTGCAACGACTGCGCATCGGCGGCCGTTGGCAGGCCAGCGACTGGTTGACCCTTGCCGTCGGCATGCAGGATTCACGCGTGTTCGACAGTGATCTGAACAGCGAATCCTACTTCTACAATAAACGGGTCGATCACCAGAAAAACGCCTATGAAGATCAGTGGGAGCTGTATCAGACGTATCTCGAACTCACACCGTTCACACAACACAATCTTAAACTGCGCATCGGTCGTCAATCCATCTCCTACGGCAACAACCGTATTTTCGGTCCCGGCAACTGGGGCAACAGCGGCAGTTACCATTGGGATGCCGCCAAGCTGTCGTGGCACAGGGGGGATCACCTTATCGATCTGTTGTGGGGAGCGCACATCATCCACGAACCCGAGCAGTTTTCCCTGCATCACCGCCACGAAAACTACGGCGGCGGCTTCTACAGCCATGTTCAACTGTCGCACCAGTGGGCCATCGAACCGTTTTACGTCGTCAAATACGATGATCATGGCAACGTCAGCGGCGAAAGAGGCACAGATGATCTGAGGTGTCACAGCCTCGGCAGCCGCGTGACCGGGCAACTCGGCCCCTTAACTCTTGATGCCACCCTGGTCGGCCAATGGGGTCGTTACGGCAACGATGACCTGCGAACTTGGGGTGGTCATATTCAACTCGGTCACTGCTTTACGGCCTGGCCGTGGCAGCCAACCATCAATGTTGACTACAGCTACGCCTCCGGTGATCGCGATCCCGATGACGGCACCCGCCAGACATTTCTCGGCGTGTTCGGCTCACGCGACAGCATGTACGGTCGCATCAACCTGTTTTCGTGGAGCAATCTCCACGATGCCCAGGCCACGGTGAGCGCCAAACCACGCAAACGTCTGAAGCTGACCATGGAGCTGCACCGATTCTGGCTGGCCGCCAAACAGGATGGCTGGTCTCTTAACCGCAGTACCTACCGCGACAAAACCGGCCACAGTGGCCGTCATGTCGGTGACGAGATTGACCTGTTTGTCCAGTGGCGTCTTCCAGCGTTACGCCAGGTCGATAGGGAGAAAATCACTGTACGGGTTGGCTACAGTCGTTTCTGGCCGGGGGAATTCACCAAGAACGTTGCTGACAATGTAGCTGCCGACTGGCTGTTTGGCCAAATTCAATACAATTATCGGTTTTAG
- a CDS encoding KamA family radical SAM protein, protein MSDDRGATTQTWQQQLANFVNTIERLEQYVNLTDDERQILEKNKTTWGTTPYFASLMDADDPQCPIRKQVIPSSLEQQNTYGMDDYLMWKENRDTEEQRPDSIARQYKDRVAFTVTQTCGIYCRHCFRKELVVDGDLTLDFNVDDGLEWISQHPEVRDVLITGGDPLLLPDEKIAYLIERLRAIPHIQMIRFGSRVPIVLPQRITPELKKILGGNHKVPIWLNTQCNHPKELTEHTAQAVYDLMTCGVNVGNQAVLLKGINDDVETFRELHQKLLRVRIRPYYVFYCEAAPGIDHFRTPVEKGAELIRDALRGHTTGLAQPMYVVATNVGKIPLMPDYYMIDKDDEQYTLRNHKGQITHLPNIPE, encoded by the coding sequence ATGTCTGATGACCGTGGCGCCACCACGCAAACATGGCAGCAACAACTGGCTAACTTTGTCAACACCATCGAACGACTCGAGCAGTATGTGAATCTCACCGACGATGAACGGCAGATTCTCGAAAAGAATAAGACCACCTGGGGCACCACCCCCTACTTTGCCTCGCTCATGGACGCAGATGATCCGCAATGTCCGATCCGCAAGCAGGTCATCCCATCAAGCCTGGAACAGCAAAATACCTACGGCATGGACGATTACCTGATGTGGAAGGAGAATCGCGACACCGAAGAGCAGCGGCCGGACAGCATTGCCCGCCAGTACAAGGATCGCGTGGCCTTTACCGTCACCCAGACCTGCGGTATTTATTGCCGCCACTGCTTTCGCAAAGAGTTGGTGGTGGATGGTGACCTGACGCTCGACTTTAATGTCGATGACGGGTTGGAGTGGATCAGCCAGCATCCCGAAGTGCGTGATGTGCTGATCACCGGCGGTGATCCGTTGCTGCTCCCTGATGAAAAGATTGCCTACCTGATTGAGCGGTTGCGGGCGATTCCCCACATTCAAATGATCCGTTTCGGTTCACGGGTGCCGATTGTGTTGCCGCAGCGTATTACCCCGGAATTGAAAAAGATTCTCGGCGGCAACCATAAGGTGCCGATCTGGCTGAATACCCAGTGCAACCATCCCAAAGAGCTGACCGAACACACCGCCCAGGCGGTGTACGATCTGATGACCTGCGGCGTTAATGTTGGTAATCAGGCGGTCCTGCTCAAAGGGATTAACGACGATGTTGAGACGTTCCGTGAACTGCACCAAAAACTGTTGCGGGTGCGTATCCGTCCCTATTATGTGTTTTACTGCGAAGCGGCGCCGGGCATCGATCATTTCCGCACGCCGGTGGAAAAGGGAGCCGAATTGATCCGCGATGCCCTGCGTGGCCATACCACCGGTCTGGCGCAACCCATGTACGTGGTGGCCACCAATGTCGGCAAGATTCCGCTGATGCCGGACTACTACATGATCGACAAGGACGACGAGCAATACACCCTGCGCAACCATAAAGGCCAGATTACTCATTTGCCCAATATTCCAGAGTGA